A region from the Acidiphilium acidophilum genome encodes:
- a CDS encoding replication/maintenance protein RepL, translating into MKQKQLGLTTEPGGTWVQVERAAMERWSKLAVSNSRAAAVMMLITSQMGRHNALVVSQATLAKMAGCGLNTLKRALGVLRDGNWIEVRQIGPTGTACAYIVNDRVAWSGSRDGIRYSLFSAAVLVSDAEQPDQSELGAQPSLERIPTMHPGERQLPTGPGLDPPTQPPLMGLEPDLPARVKEPHGPPD; encoded by the coding sequence ATGAAGCAAAAGCAACTCGGATTGACCACCGAGCCCGGCGGAACTTGGGTGCAAGTCGAGCGCGCCGCTATGGAGCGTTGGTCCAAGCTCGCCGTTTCAAACTCTCGGGCAGCAGCCGTGATGATGCTCATCACCTCCCAAATGGGAAGGCACAACGCTCTGGTGGTTTCTCAAGCCACATTGGCGAAGATGGCAGGCTGTGGATTGAACACCCTAAAGAGAGCTTTAGGGGTTTTGAGGGATGGCAACTGGATCGAAGTTCGCCAGATCGGCCCGACAGGCACCGCCTGCGCCTACATCGTCAACGATCGCGTAGCTTGGTCCGGTAGCCGGGATGGCATCCGCTACAGCCTATTCTCGGCGGCAGTGCTGGTCTCGGATGCCGAACAACCAGACCAGTCCGAGCTTGGCGCACAACCATCCCTAGAGCGTATCCCGACCATGCATCCTGGCGAGCGCCAGCTACCCACTGGTCCCGGCCTCGACCCGCCCACACAGCCGCCGCTGATGGGATTAGAGCCTGACCTACCAGCCCGCGTGAAAGAGCCACATGGGCCACCTGATTGA
- the mobQ gene encoding MobQ family relaxase, with amino-acid sequence MAIYHASVKVVGRSGGRSSVAASAYRSGECLTNERDGNTHDYTKKQGVVHREIMAPENAPTWMRDRSKLWNGVEVAEKRKDAQLFRDVELSLPRELSREEQINLVRNFVKERCVDYGMVADIAVHEPRASDGEKQPHAHIMLTMRRIEGESFGNKAREWNPDFATKDGKGFVKDKSPLVDLREGWAAHTNRALERAHIPERVDHRSLTAQREVALEMSQDQARPEPERLLAERRAQDLDREPQPKLGAAAAMERRGVQTDRGDQMRAAQGRNEERQGVWQQVREWGAQALDKARDWAVELRERLVGVDLSGLRTANLSAALAGADLSGLRQANQAAERAKQPTMARRPTKEAVVSRQPSRTPSKGRDGPEMDI; translated from the coding sequence GTGGCAATTTATCATGCCAGCGTGAAAGTCGTTGGGCGTAGTGGTGGCCGGTCATCGGTTGCGGCATCGGCGTATCGTTCGGGCGAATGCCTGACGAACGAGCGCGACGGTAACACGCATGATTACACCAAAAAGCAAGGCGTGGTTCATCGGGAGATCATGGCTCCCGAGAACGCGCCTACCTGGATGCGTGATCGCTCGAAATTGTGGAACGGCGTCGAGGTGGCGGAAAAGCGGAAGGACGCGCAGCTATTCCGCGATGTTGAGCTCTCTCTTCCCCGCGAGCTTTCACGGGAAGAGCAAATCAACCTCGTGCGGAACTTCGTGAAAGAGCGATGCGTTGACTACGGGATGGTAGCCGACATCGCTGTTCACGAGCCGCGCGCCAGCGACGGCGAGAAGCAACCTCACGCCCACATCATGCTGACCATGCGCCGCATCGAGGGCGAGAGTTTTGGCAACAAGGCACGTGAGTGGAACCCTGATTTTGCCACCAAGGACGGGAAGGGTTTCGTGAAGGATAAAAGCCCGCTGGTGGATCTGCGAGAGGGCTGGGCAGCGCACACCAACCGGGCATTGGAGCGGGCGCATATCCCGGAGCGCGTTGATCATCGGAGCCTGACCGCTCAGCGCGAGGTCGCGCTTGAGATGTCGCAGGACCAGGCTCGGCCCGAGCCTGAACGCCTGCTAGCGGAGAGGCGTGCGCAGGACCTGGATCGCGAGCCGCAGCCGAAGTTGGGGGCGGCGGCCGCGATGGAACGGCGGGGCGTCCAGACCGACCGCGGCGACCAAATGCGGGCCGCGCAGGGCAGGAACGAGGAGCGGCAAGGGGTGTGGCAGCAGGTGCGGGAGTGGGGTGCTCAGGCGCTCGACAAGGCCCGTGATTGGGCTGTTGAGCTTCGGGAGAGGCTGGTCGGCGTCGATCTGTCTGGGTTGAGAACCGCCAATCTCAGCGCGGCCCTGGCTGGTGCAGACCTGTCGGGGTTGCGGCAGGCCAACCAAGCCGCAGAACGCGCCAAGCAGCCCACAATGGCGCGGAGACCTACAAAGGAGGCCGTTGTCTCGCGACAGCCTAGCCGCACACCGAGCAAAGGCCGAGACGGGCCAGAGATGGACATCTAG
- a CDS encoding TlpA family protein disulfide reductase encodes MTLSPSSRRGFLTLAASGAALGLPRSGAAAIQSAPPLYITTPKPLPAFNFSDASGHPLTLADFLGKFVLLNIWATWCIPCRKEMPTLDQLQVKLGGPHFEVVPVSIDTEGLAAVRKFYTEIKIKHLGIFLDPSGSAMQVLNLEGLPTSFLIDPNGNQIGRKTGVVAWDSPSVIRFLKHKIS; translated from the coding sequence ATGACCCTGTCGCCATCCTCACGGCGTGGTTTTCTTACCCTCGCAGCTTCCGGCGCGGCGCTTGGCCTGCCACGATCCGGGGCAGCAGCCATCCAGAGCGCCCCGCCGCTCTATATCACCACGCCGAAGCCGTTGCCGGCCTTCAACTTCTCCGACGCATCAGGTCACCCCCTCACGCTCGCCGATTTCCTCGGCAAATTCGTGCTGCTGAACATCTGGGCGACTTGGTGCATCCCCTGCCGCAAGGAAATGCCCACCTTGGATCAGTTGCAAGTAAAGCTTGGTGGTCCGCATTTCGAAGTGGTGCCGGTTTCGATTGATACCGAGGGACTCGCAGCGGTCAGGAAATTTTATACGGAGATCAAAATCAAGCATCTCGGCATTTTTCTTGACCCGAGCGGCAGCGCGATGCAGGTCCTCAACCTCGAAGGCCTGCCGACAAGTTTTCTGATCGACCCGAATGGCAACCAGATCGGTCGTAAGACTGGCGTCGTGGCCTGGGACAGTCCTTCGGTGATCAGATTTTTGAAACACAAGATATCATGA
- a CDS encoding helix-turn-helix domain-containing protein, with the protein MLSQRRAAQAWGISRATLQRAVSSGKLSVLPDGTIDPAEMLRAFGEAKGGPVGHPNEPLGPPMGRGDDVAFQAEIQVLKAQIEAKEALLSAKDRHIEDLSQALRLLAGPPAPALQPSLLARLFFRPKPPRS; encoded by the coding sequence ATGCTGAGCCAGCGGCGAGCCGCCCAAGCCTGGGGGATATCCAGAGCCACCCTACAGCGGGCCGTATCCAGCGGAAAACTTAGTGTTTTACCTGATGGGACGATTGATCCGGCAGAGATGCTTCGTGCCTTTGGCGAAGCCAAGGGTGGCCCGGTGGGCCACCCCAATGAGCCACTTGGGCCACCCATGGGCCGGGGGGATGATGTGGCTTTTCAGGCCGAAATCCAGGTGCTCAAAGCGCAGATCGAGGCCAAGGAGGCTCTGCTCTCCGCCAAGGATCGGCACATCGAGGATTTGAGCCAGGCGCTCCGGCTGCTCGCTGGCCCGCCAGCGCCGGCACTACAGCCGTCTCTGCTAGCCAGGCTATTTTTTCGTCCAAAGCCGCCCCGTTCGTGA
- a CDS encoding SCO family protein, translating into MHSRAITKGWGGTMTTFKGNQIGRRIALGSVVGLGVAMAFVIIDPDALDALAHLLGWNHHGKLTTTTDSAIPPGAPIGGQFTLTNQFNRTMTPASFHGRWMLVYFGYTRCPDECPLTLEKMAIMMNSLGKLAKHVAPVFITVDPTHDTPAVLRTYLPKFSDTIIGLTGKVPEIAKVAKEYDAYFNTTDHEASGQSLISHSTFIYLMAPNGKFENLFPVSITVPQLVQVMKKAISQ; encoded by the coding sequence GTGCACAGCCGGGCCATCACCAAAGGCTGGGGCGGCACGATGACCACCTTCAAAGGTAATCAGATCGGTCGGCGGATCGCGCTTGGCAGCGTGGTCGGTCTTGGAGTGGCGATGGCGTTCGTCATCATCGATCCCGATGCCCTTGATGCTCTGGCGCATTTACTTGGTTGGAACCACCACGGCAAATTGACGACTACCACCGATTCCGCGATCCCGCCCGGTGCGCCGATCGGCGGGCAGTTCACCCTGACCAACCAGTTCAACCGGACGATGACCCCAGCGAGTTTTCACGGGCGCTGGATGCTGGTCTATTTCGGCTATACGCGCTGCCCGGATGAGTGCCCTCTGACACTCGAAAAAATGGCGATCATGATGAACTCGCTCGGGAAGCTCGCCAAACATGTTGCTCCTGTCTTTATCACCGTCGATCCAACCCATGATACGCCGGCAGTATTGAGAACATATCTACCCAAATTCAGCGACACGATCATCGGTCTTACCGGCAAGGTTCCGGAGATCGCCAAGGTCGCCAAGGAATACGATGCCTATTTCAACACGACCGACCACGAAGCCTCTGGTCAAAGCCTGATCAGTCATTCGACTTTCATCTATCTGATGGCACCGAACGGAAAGTTCGAGAATCTGTTCCCGGTGTCGATCACAGTGCCGCAACTCGTCCAGGTCATGAAAAAGGCGATTTCCCAATGA
- a CDS encoding DUF29 domain-containing protein gives MSTSTLYDRDFYAWANEQAGLLREGKLTQADIEHIAEEIESMGKSEKRELVSRLTILLLHLIKWQFQAPKRSKSWQNSVEVQRISLDSHLRDNPSLKSVLDSSISEAYRVARLEAENETGIDKNTFPVTCPWSFDQMIAEDFWPEA, from the coding sequence ATGAGCACATCGACCCTCTATGATCGCGATTTCTACGCCTGGGCGAATGAACAGGCCGGGCTTCTGCGTGAAGGAAAACTGACGCAGGCCGACATTGAACACATCGCCGAGGAGATCGAGAGCATGGGTAAATCCGAGAAGCGCGAATTGGTCAGCCGACTGACTATCTTGCTTCTCCATCTGATCAAGTGGCAATTCCAAGCTCCAAAGCGCAGCAAAAGCTGGCAAAATAGCGTCGAAGTCCAGCGAATCAGCCTAGACTCGCACTTGCGCGACAATCCCAGCCTCAAATCCGTCTTGGATAGCTCAATTTCCGAAGCTTACCGGGTGGCACGCCTGGAAGCTGAAAACGAAACCGGCATCGACAAGAATACTTTTCCGGTGACCTGCCCCTGGTCATTCGACCAAATGATAGCAGAAGACTTCTGGCCGGAAGCCTAA